One Pasteurella dagmatis DNA segment encodes these proteins:
- the dnaE gene encoding DNA polymerase III subunit alpha: protein MSIPRFVHLRVHSDFSMINGIAKVKPLVKACVENNMVAMGLTDFTNFCGLVRFYGEALSSGIKPIIGADVLVKSALCGDERFELTLLAKNNTGYQNITLLLSKAYERGYQDLPYIDQEWLIEHREGLIILSGGHNGDVGKKLLKGNQAEIESAVHFYQEYFPEHFYLSLSRTGRHEEERYVSLAIKYAEQKGLPVVATNDVLFLEEEDFEAHEIRVAIHDSYTLDDPKRPKIYTSQQYFRSEQEMCELFSDVPSALENTLLIAQRCNVTIRLGEYFLPKFPTGDLSTEAFLVKKSKEGLEERLQVLFPDEKVRQERRSEYDERLQVELDVINQMGFPGYFLIVMEFIQWSKDNDIPVGPGRGSGAGSLVAYALKITDLDPLEFDLLFERFLNPERVSMPDFDVDFCMDGRDRVIEHVAETYGRGAVSQIITFGTMAAKAVIRDVGRVLGHPYGFVDRISKLIPPDPGMTLAKAFAAEPQLQVVYDSDEEVKALIDMARKLEGVTRNAGKHAGGVVISPGLITDFSPLYCDSEGKHPVTHFDKNDVEYAGLVKFDFLGLRTLTIIKWALDMINTRLAKEGKPLVDISTIPLDDPESFELLKRSETTAVFQLESRGMKDLIKRLQPDCFEDIIALVALFRPGPLESGMVQNFIDRKHGNEPVAYPDPEYQHESLKPILEPTYGVIVYQEQVMQIAQELAGYTLGGADLLRRAMGKKKPEEMAAQREIFEKGAIQKGVDGELAMKIFDLVEKFAGYGFNKSHSAAYALVSYQTLWLKTHYPAEFMAAVMTSEMDNTDKIVGLYDECLRMGLKVAPPDINTGKHHFSVNENSEIVYGIGAIKGVGEGPIEALISAREQGGIFKDLFDLCARVDLKKINRRTFESLILSGAFDKLGPHRAALSKNLEDALKASDQHAKDEALGQTDMFGVLTERHEDVEKAYASTPRWSEKVILDGERETLGLYLSSHPISPYIKELEHYSSTRLKDLAPNYRGQLSTVSGLVVASRVAITKKGNRLGIATLDDRSGRLDITLFGDALEKFGEKLQKDTIVIVSGQVSFDDFSGGLKMTVRELMSLDEARSRYAKALAVCLSEEQITPLFIRQFKTLLEPHSGGSLPMHVYYSSPRGKCKVKMGVQWSINPTDELLAQLGEILGERAVELEFQS from the coding sequence ATGTCTATCCCCCGTTTTGTTCACCTGCGTGTTCACAGTGATTTTTCGATGATTAACGGCATTGCTAAAGTAAAGCCGTTAGTTAAAGCCTGTGTCGAAAACAATATGGTAGCAATGGGATTGACTGATTTTACTAACTTTTGTGGATTGGTACGCTTTTATGGTGAAGCACTATCATCAGGCATAAAGCCGATTATTGGGGCGGATGTTCTAGTAAAAAGCGCTCTATGTGGTGATGAACGTTTTGAACTCACTTTGCTGGCGAAAAACAATACAGGTTATCAAAATATTACTTTATTACTTTCTAAAGCTTATGAGCGTGGCTACCAAGATTTACCTTATATCGATCAAGAATGGCTCATTGAACATCGTGAAGGACTCATCATTCTTTCGGGGGGGCATAATGGTGATGTAGGGAAAAAGTTACTTAAAGGTAACCAAGCAGAGATTGAAAGTGCGGTACATTTTTATCAAGAATATTTCCCTGAACATTTTTATTTAAGTTTGAGCCGAACTGGACGCCATGAAGAAGAGCGTTATGTGAGCTTAGCTATTAAATATGCGGAGCAAAAAGGTTTACCTGTTGTTGCGACTAATGATGTGTTATTCCTAGAGGAAGAGGATTTCGAGGCGCACGAAATTCGTGTAGCTATTCACGACAGTTATACACTTGATGATCCAAAACGTCCGAAAATTTATACTAGTCAGCAATATTTTCGTTCAGAACAAGAAATGTGTGAGCTGTTTTCAGATGTTCCTTCTGCACTTGAAAATACTTTACTCATCGCTCAACGTTGTAATGTGACAATTCGTTTAGGCGAATATTTTTTACCTAAATTTCCAACAGGAGATCTTTCTACTGAAGCATTTCTGGTTAAAAAATCTAAAGAAGGTTTGGAAGAGCGTCTGCAAGTGCTGTTTCCTGATGAGAAAGTCCGACAAGAGCGTCGTTCAGAATATGATGAGCGTTTGCAAGTTGAATTGGATGTAATTAACCAGATGGGGTTCCCAGGTTACTTCTTGATCGTAATGGAATTTATTCAGTGGTCGAAAGATAACGATATTCCAGTAGGACCGGGGCGTGGTTCTGGTGCGGGCTCGTTAGTCGCTTATGCGTTAAAAATTACCGATCTTGATCCTCTCGAATTTGACTTACTTTTTGAGCGTTTCTTAAACCCAGAACGTGTTTCTATGCCTGACTTTGATGTTGACTTCTGTATGGATGGTCGAGATCGAGTTATCGAACATGTTGCAGAAACTTATGGACGTGGTGCGGTATCACAAATTATTACTTTTGGCACAATGGCAGCAAAAGCGGTCATCAGGGACGTAGGGCGTGTACTTGGGCATCCGTATGGCTTTGTTGATCGAATTTCTAAGTTAATTCCACCTGATCCAGGTATGACGCTGGCAAAGGCTTTTGCAGCGGAGCCACAGTTACAAGTAGTTTATGATTCGGATGAAGAAGTCAAAGCCCTGATCGATATGGCTCGTAAACTCGAAGGTGTGACACGTAATGCGGGTAAACACGCAGGTGGGGTAGTCATTTCACCGGGATTAATTACGGATTTTTCACCACTATATTGCGACTCAGAGGGTAAACACCCTGTGACGCATTTTGATAAAAATGATGTGGAATATGCCGGCTTAGTGAAGTTCGACTTCTTAGGTTTGCGTACTTTGACCATCATTAAATGGGCGTTGGATATGATCAATACACGCCTTGCTAAAGAGGGGAAACCACTAGTTGATATTTCCACAATTCCATTAGATGATCCAGAATCCTTTGAACTATTAAAACGCTCTGAAACAACGGCTGTTTTCCAGCTAGAATCGCGTGGGATGAAGGATTTGATAAAACGTCTTCAACCTGACTGTTTTGAGGATATTATCGCACTAGTGGCATTATTCCGACCGGGTCCGTTAGAATCGGGAATGGTGCAGAACTTTATTGACCGTAAACACGGAAATGAGCCTGTTGCTTATCCTGATCCTGAATATCAACACGAAAGTTTAAAACCAATTTTAGAACCAACTTATGGTGTTATTGTTTATCAAGAACAAGTCATGCAGATTGCACAAGAACTGGCAGGTTATACGCTAGGTGGTGCGGATTTATTACGCCGTGCAATGGGTAAGAAAAAGCCTGAGGAAATGGCAGCACAACGTGAAATTTTTGAAAAAGGTGCTATTCAAAAGGGAGTTGATGGTGAACTTGCGATGAAGATCTTCGACCTTGTAGAAAAATTCGCAGGTTATGGCTTTAACAAATCGCACTCAGCAGCTTATGCATTGGTTTCTTATCAAACTTTATGGTTAAAAACCCATTACCCAGCAGAATTTATGGCAGCGGTAATGACATCAGAAATGGATAACACTGATAAAATTGTGGGCTTGTATGACGAGTGTTTGCGTATGGGCTTAAAAGTAGCTCCACCTGATATTAATACGGGTAAACATCATTTTAGTGTGAATGAAAATAGTGAAATCGTATATGGCATCGGAGCGATTAAAGGTGTGGGTGAAGGGCCGATTGAAGCTTTAATTTCTGCACGCGAGCAAGGTGGTATTTTTAAAGACTTATTTGATTTATGTGCTCGTGTGGATTTGAAAAAAATCAACCGCCGTACTTTTGAAAGCCTGATTTTATCTGGCGCTTTTGATAAGTTAGGTCCACATCGAGCCGCATTGTCGAAAAATCTAGAAGATGCGTTGAAAGCCTCTGATCAGCATGCAAAAGACGAGGCGCTTGGGCAGACAGATATGTTCGGTGTCTTGACAGAAAGACACGAAGATGTGGAAAAGGCCTATGCCAGTACGCCACGTTGGAGTGAAAAAGTCATACTTGATGGAGAACGAGAAACGCTTGGGCTGTATTTAAGTAGCCATCCAATTAGCCCGTATATTAAAGAATTAGAGCACTATAGTTCTACTCGTTTAAAAGATTTGGCACCAAACTATCGAGGACAATTGAGTACAGTGAGCGGCTTAGTGGTCGCTTCACGTGTGGCAATTACAAAAAAAGGTAACCGTTTGGGCATTGCAACTCTTGATGATCGATCTGGTCGTTTAGATATTACTTTATTTGGAGATGCTTTAGAAAAATTTGGCGAGAAATTGCAGAAAGATACAATAGTGATTGTCTCAGGGCAAGTGAGCTTTGATGACTTTTCAGGTGGACTAAAAATGACAGTGCGTGAATTAATGAGCTTAGATGAGGCGCGTAGCCGTTATGCGAAAGCTCTTGCTGTTTGTTTGTCGGAAGAACAGATAACACCATTATTTATTCGACAATTTAAAACCTTACTTGAGCCACATAGTGGGGGGAGTCTACCTATGCATGTGTATTATTCGAGTCCACGAGGCAAATGCAAGGTCAAAATGGGAGTTCAGTGGTCAATTAATCCTACGGATGAATTACTTGCACAATTAGGGGAAATATTAGGGGAGAGGGCTGTAGAATTGGAGTTTCAGTCATGA
- the nrfF gene encoding heme lyase NrfEFG subunit NrfF gives MTRCNGFLLSFLLFFSVLVRAEIVDTYQFKNTEDRVRAVELAKSLRCPQCQNQNLVESNSPIAYDLRIEVYKMVDEGKSNQEIVNLMTSRFGNFVLYNPPLQWTTAALWSLPAISLLFALGLMLSYAKKRSKQVKAERVLNKSQQDAIERLLKQTEQTDRQE, from the coding sequence GTGACAAGGTGCAATGGATTCTTGTTAAGTTTTTTGCTCTTTTTCAGTGTTTTGGTTCGAGCAGAAATAGTGGACACTTATCAATTCAAAAATACGGAAGATCGTGTGAGAGCTGTGGAGCTTGCTAAATCCTTGCGTTGTCCACAATGTCAAAATCAAAATTTAGTGGAATCTAACTCGCCTATTGCTTATGACTTGCGAATTGAAGTATACAAAATGGTTGATGAAGGTAAAAGCAATCAAGAAATTGTGAATTTAATGACATCACGTTTTGGTAATTTTGTGTTGTATAATCCACCTCTCCAATGGACGACCGCCGCATTATGGAGCCTCCCTGCTATTTCATTATTGTTTGCTTTAGGTTTGATGCTTAGCTATGCCAAAAAACGTTCAAAACAAGTAAAAGCCGAGAGGGTGCTCAATAAATCGCAACAAGATGCAATTGAACGTTTATTAAAGCAAACAGAACAAACGGATAGACAAGAATGA
- a CDS encoding BaiN/RdsA family NAD(P)/FAD-dependent oxidoreductase, producing MNNYSEVIIIGAGAAGLFCASQAAKLGKQVTLFDNGKKVGRKILMSGGGFCNFTNLDVTPQHYLSQNPHFVKSALARYTQWDFIAMVAEYGIAYHEKELGQLFTDEGAEKIVEMLLSECEKYGVNIQLRQQISGVRKQENDHKRRFSLIANGQIWYCQSLVIATGGLSMPGLGASPFGYQIAEHFGIQVLAPRASLVPFTWREIDKFYTALSGIALPIVATAQNGKAFANNMLFTHRGISGPAILQISNYWQPNESIEIDLLPSENIVDFLQQLRATSPKLLLKNALAKVLPKKLVELWIVQQLVQDMPIAQLSKPIFQQLDQLIHHWQFLPNGTEGYRTAEVTMGGIDTSAVSSKTMEAYSVQGLYFIGEVLDVTGWLGGYNFQWAWSSAYVCAQALLLK from the coding sequence ATGAACAATTATTCTGAAGTTATTATTATTGGAGCGGGGGCTGCTGGTTTATTTTGTGCAAGCCAAGCCGCTAAGCTAGGTAAGCAAGTGACGTTATTTGATAACGGCAAAAAAGTTGGGCGTAAAATTTTGATGTCGGGTGGTGGATTTTGTAATTTCACTAATCTTGATGTTACACCACAACATTATCTTTCACAAAATCCGCACTTTGTTAAATCTGCTCTTGCTCGCTATACCCAATGGGATTTTATTGCAATGGTGGCAGAGTACGGTATTGCTTATCATGAGAAAGAGTTAGGACAGCTATTCACTGATGAAGGTGCAGAAAAAATCGTTGAAATGTTGCTGTCAGAATGTGAAAAATATGGTGTTAATATTCAACTACGTCAACAAATTAGCGGTGTAAGAAAGCAAGAAAATGACCATAAGCGGCGCTTTTCATTAATTGCCAATGGGCAAATATGGTATTGCCAATCCTTAGTGATTGCAACGGGTGGGCTTTCAATGCCAGGTCTTGGAGCTTCACCTTTTGGTTATCAAATTGCAGAGCATTTTGGTATTCAAGTGCTCGCTCCACGTGCTAGCCTTGTGCCTTTCACTTGGCGTGAAATTGATAAATTTTATACCGCACTTTCAGGAATTGCATTACCTATCGTGGCTACAGCGCAAAATGGCAAGGCTTTTGCTAATAATATGTTGTTTACTCATCGAGGCATCTCAGGTCCTGCGATTTTGCAGATCTCAAATTATTGGCAACCAAATGAATCCATCGAAATTGATTTATTACCAAGTGAAAATATTGTTGACTTTTTACAACAACTACGAGCAACTTCGCCAAAGTTACTGCTAAAAAATGCTTTGGCAAAAGTATTACCTAAAAAATTAGTAGAGCTTTGGATTGTACAACAATTAGTACAAGATATGCCTATTGCACAACTGAGCAAACCAATTTTTCAACAACTCGATCAATTAATTCATCATTGGCAATTTTTACCTAATGGAACAGAGGGTTACCGTACTGCAGAAGTCACAATGGGAGGTATTGATACTAGTGCAGTGTCCTCAAAAACAATGGAGGCTTATTCTGTCCAAGGTTTGTATTTTATTGGTGAAGTCTTAGATGTGACAGGTTGGCTAGGAGGTTATAATTTTCAATGGGCGTGGAGTTCTGCTTATGTATGCGCACAAGCATTGCTTCTCAAGTAA
- a CDS encoding catalase, translated as MSKCPFDHGSKTLTNAAGAPIVENDNTMSAGPKGPLLLQDVWYQEKLAHFARERIPERVVHAKGSAAYGTFTVTHDISKYTKADLFNGIGKQTQVLLRFSTVAGERGAADAERDVRGFALKFYTEQGNWDLVGNNTPVFFIRDPLKFPDFIHTQKRNPQTNMRDANAAWDFWSRHPESLHQIMILFSDRGIPADLRHMNGYGSHTYSFINAQNERFWVKFHFKTQQGHKFYTNEEAAKVVGENRESSQQDLYEAIERGEFPRWNVQVQIMPEADAHKHNYAFDLTKVWPHKDYPMIEVGVLELNQNPINYFAEVEQAAFAPSNIVPGIGFSPDRMLQGRLFSYQDAQRYRLGVNHHQIPVNAPKCPYHTTHRDGAMRVDNNGGTHPNYAPNRFDTYVPTHQQEPALELERSAAHFNFREYDEDYYSQPAALYNLFNAEQKARVASNFAAGLSGVTDPAIVERQLALFDKVSKELADAIRENLAK; from the coding sequence ATGTCTAAATGCCCATTTGACCACGGTTCAAAAACTTTAACTAACGCTGCAGGTGCACCTATCGTTGAAAACGATAATACAATGTCTGCAGGTCCTAAAGGCCCATTACTTTTACAAGATGTTTGGTATCAAGAGAAATTAGCGCACTTTGCTCGTGAGCGTATTCCTGAGCGTGTTGTTCATGCTAAAGGTTCAGCAGCTTATGGTACATTCACTGTAACTCACGATATTAGCAAATACACAAAAGCGGATTTATTCAATGGCATTGGTAAACAAACTCAAGTGTTATTGCGTTTCTCAACTGTAGCGGGTGAGCGTGGTGCTGCTGATGCAGAGCGTGATGTTCGTGGTTTCGCATTAAAATTCTACACAGAGCAAGGTAACTGGGACTTAGTAGGTAACAATACACCAGTATTCTTTATCCGTGATCCATTGAAATTCCCTGATTTCATTCACACTCAAAAACGTAATCCGCAAACTAATATGCGTGATGCGAATGCTGCGTGGGATTTCTGGTCACGTCATCCTGAATCATTACACCAAATTATGATTCTTTTCAGTGACCGTGGTATTCCAGCAGATTTACGTCATATGAATGGTTATGGTAGCCACACATATAGCTTTATCAATGCACAAAATGAACGTTTTTGGGTGAAATTCCACTTCAAAACACAACAAGGTCACAAATTCTATACTAATGAAGAAGCGGCTAAAGTGGTGGGTGAAAACCGTGAGTCAAGCCAACAAGATTTATACGAAGCGATTGAGCGTGGCGAATTCCCACGTTGGAATGTTCAAGTACAAATCATGCCAGAAGCAGATGCACACAAACATAACTATGCGTTTGACTTAACAAAAGTATGGCCACACAAAGATTATCCAATGATCGAAGTGGGCGTATTAGAGTTAAATCAAAACCCAATTAACTACTTTGCAGAAGTAGAACAGGCAGCGTTTGCACCTTCTAACATCGTTCCAGGAATTGGTTTCTCTCCAGACCGTATGTTACAAGGACGTCTATTCTCATACCAAGATGCGCAACGTTACCGTTTAGGTGTTAACCATCACCAAATCCCTGTTAACGCACCAAAATGCCCATACCACACCACACACCGTGATGGCGCAATGCGTGTAGATAACAATGGTGGTACACACCCTAACTATGCACCGAACCGTTTTGATACTTATGTGCCTACTCACCAACAAGAGCCAGCATTAGAATTAGAGCGTTCAGCTGCACACTTTAACTTCCGTGAGTATGATGAAGATTATTATTCACAACCAGCTGCGCTTTACAATTTGTTCAATGCGGAACAAAAAGCTCGCGTAGCATCAAACTTCGCAGCAGGTTTATCAGGCGTAACTGACCCTGCAATTGTTGAAAGACAATTAGCTTTATTCGATAAAGTAAGCAAAGAATTAGCTGATGCAATTCGCGAGAATTTAGCAAAATAA
- the nrfD gene encoding cytochrome c nitrite reductase subunit NrfD yields MNSPFHFPSLVWDHTIAVYLFLLGISAGAAMLAVLLKRAGLAGDDPSENNVIRCTAFLAPLSIIIGLVILIFHLTKPWTFWYLMFNYSTTSIMSMGVMLFQVYMLFLMLWLAIIFHKLVARLIEKYAKLFAFVNKLIAVATKFTGLIEIILIILSVLLGAYTGFLLSALISYPMLNNPVLPILFLASGTSSGVAALIVCTLLFTKEDTHSKSLAFIHKFEVPVVCIEIFLLAAFFIGLYLGGGQKTVAFETALLSGFWANVFWIGVVGIGLVLPLILNAIANHQLKHTKGFMVFVSCLGLIGVLCLRFFILYAGQMTLA; encoded by the coding sequence ATGAACAGTCCATTTCATTTCCCGTCTTTAGTATGGGATCATACCATTGCGGTTTACTTGTTTTTACTCGGGATCTCAGCGGGTGCGGCAATGCTTGCGGTATTGTTAAAACGAGCAGGGCTAGCAGGTGATGATCCTTCAGAAAATAATGTCATTCGTTGCACCGCTTTTTTGGCACCATTGAGTATTATTATTGGTTTAGTGATTTTGATTTTCCACTTAACCAAGCCTTGGACATTCTGGTATTTGATGTTTAATTATAGTACGACATCCATTATGTCGATGGGTGTAATGTTATTCCAAGTGTATATGCTGTTCTTAATGTTATGGTTAGCGATTATTTTCCATAAATTAGTTGCAAGACTGATTGAGAAATATGCTAAGCTATTTGCTTTTGTGAATAAGCTGATTGCAGTTGCAACAAAATTTACAGGTTTAATTGAAATTATTTTAATCATTTTATCTGTATTATTAGGGGCTTATACAGGTTTCCTATTGTCTGCATTGATCAGCTATCCAATGTTGAATAACCCAGTGTTACCAATCTTGTTCTTGGCTTCGGGTACATCATCTGGTGTAGCTGCGTTAATTGTGTGTACATTGCTTTTTACTAAAGAAGATACACATTCAAAATCGCTAGCATTTATTCATAAATTTGAGGTTCCTGTTGTTTGTATCGAAATTTTCCTATTAGCCGCATTCTTTATCGGCTTGTATTTAGGTGGTGGACAAAAAACTGTTGCATTTGAGACCGCACTTTTAAGTGGATTTTGGGCAAATGTGTTCTGGATTGGTGTGGTTGGCATTGGTTTAGTGCTGCCATTAATCCTTAATGCGATAGCGAATCATCAGTTAAAGCATACAAAAGGCTTTATGGTATTCGTGTCTTGCTTAGGTTTAATTGGCGTGTTATGTTTGCGTTTCTTTATCCTCTACGCAGGACAAATGACGTTGGCGTAA
- a CDS encoding DsbE family thiol:disulfide interchange protein: MKRALLFLPLFVILAVCTLLLIGLQQDPKKIASALIGKPVPEFYQTDLLKIERVLSNKDLPKQAFLLNVWGSWCAYCKQEHPFLMQLSKSIPIVGLNYRDKTSNALAMLQKIGNPFVLVINDSKGEFALNLGVDGAPETYLVDKYGVVQYRYTGPLNAEIWQNYFVPELQHLETK; the protein is encoded by the coding sequence ATGAAAAGAGCTCTTTTATTTCTGCCATTATTTGTGATTTTAGCTGTTTGTACATTGTTATTAATTGGTTTACAGCAAGATCCAAAGAAAATAGCTTCTGCGTTAATTGGTAAGCCTGTACCAGAATTTTATCAAACAGATTTATTAAAAATAGAGAGAGTATTAAGCAATAAGGATTTACCAAAACAAGCATTTTTATTGAATGTTTGGGGGAGTTGGTGTGCTTATTGTAAGCAAGAGCATCCTTTTTTAATGCAACTATCAAAATCTATTCCAATTGTCGGGCTCAATTATCGTGATAAAACCTCAAATGCATTAGCAATGTTGCAGAAAATTGGCAACCCGTTTGTATTGGTGATTAATGATAGTAAAGGGGAATTTGCGTTAAACCTTGGTGTGGACGGTGCACCCGAAACCTATTTAGTAGATAAATACGGTGTTGTTCAGTATCGTTATACTGGTCCACTTAATGCTGAAATATGGCAAAACTACTTTGTGCCTGAGTTGCAACATTTGGAGACAAAATAA
- a CDS encoding tetratricopeptide repeat protein, whose product MMWWGLLTFTLLIIVLLLLPFGKWLSWQNNYRQQKNIALYREQLMMSSDPELRNELGQRLLEDEKQLQNQSDFVLTEGKCAVRFSLKLNMFLAFLLITVPSLYYFSLPRYTDVEQGEATFLQQQMQLMEQAISQQNEDKITQIQNKLRQDPNDAENWLALGQAYIENNEFDSARISYQNAQSLLGNKPYILGALATALYYQSGQQLTEAVQALLNQALIEDPQEISSLSLIATDAFVQGNYQKAAQTWQKMLDSDRPNIDRRTLIQRIQMAEIRLQQSK is encoded by the coding sequence ATGATGTGGTGGGGATTATTAACTTTTACGTTGTTGATTATTGTGTTGCTATTATTACCTTTCGGAAAATGGTTGTCTTGGCAAAACAACTATCGTCAGCAAAAAAATATTGCTTTATATCGTGAGCAATTGATGATGAGCTCAGACCCAGAATTGCGTAATGAATTGGGGCAGCGTTTATTGGAAGATGAAAAACAATTACAAAATCAATCGGATTTTGTATTAACTGAAGGGAAATGTGCGGTGCGTTTCTCATTAAAATTGAATATGTTTTTAGCGTTCTTATTAATTACTGTGCCAAGTTTGTACTATTTTTCTTTGCCTCGTTATACAGACGTTGAGCAAGGCGAAGCCACTTTTTTACAGCAACAAATGCAATTAATGGAGCAAGCTATATCTCAGCAAAATGAGGATAAAATCACACAAATTCAAAATAAATTGCGCCAAGATCCTAATGATGCAGAAAATTGGCTCGCATTGGGACAAGCGTATATCGAAAATAATGAATTTGATAGTGCAAGGATTTCTTACCAGAATGCACAAAGCTTGTTAGGCAATAAGCCTTATATTTTAGGCGCTTTAGCGACTGCACTTTATTATCAATCGGGGCAACAACTGACGGAGGCAGTGCAGGCATTATTAAATCAAGCACTGATTGAAGATCCACAAGAAATTTCAAGCCTATCATTGATTGCTACTGATGCATTTGTTCAAGGAAATTATCAAAAAGCCGCACAGACATGGCAAAAAATGTTAGACTCCGACCGACCAAATATCGATCGCCGTACTTTGATTCAACGTATTCAAATGGCAGAAATTAGACTGCAACAATCAAAATAA
- the nrfE gene encoding heme lyase NrfEFG subunit NrfE has protein sequence MIPELGFFALLIASFCALLLATVPQFGIVLRKPTMIGTAWNLSYLFGIFTSISIACLAYSFAVDDFSVQYVAHHSNSQLPIFFKVSATWGGHEGSMLFWLFALAIWVMLFAFSSRHKEPIISARSLSVLGLICLAFCLFILFLSNPFERAFPQAFEGRDLNPMLQDVGLIFHPPLLYLGYVGFAVNFAITVSALISGHLDAALARMMRPWVLVSWLFLTLGIVLGSWWAYYELGWGGWWFWDPVENASLMPWLLGLALLHSLSVTEQRGIFSYWTILFSLLAFSFSLLGTFIVRSGVLTSVHAFAVDGERGIALLILFFLLTVGALTLFALKVNLQQSAVRFRIISKENALLLLNILLTIATLSVFLGTFYPIVFTAFQWGSISVGAPYFNAIFLPLFAITLFAMIAVLSMHWKTLNKKRFIQRALLLVPALIIAYFLISYYVDRNESLYFNLTAYILLSLSIWLILATLWAPWRYISVKQFAMILAHLGVAVTAIGAIMSSYYSSEIGVRLAPNQTQQLGNYHFHYKGFKNVLGPNYTSEKAHFVVTKQNQPYAEIYPERRYYDVRTMNMSEVGINWGWFGDVYIVMGDRLGNGEFTFRLQYKPFIRWLWFGGILMAFGALLATIGLRRNKQFQSVKNTD, from the coding sequence ATGATCCCTGAACTTGGTTTTTTTGCCTTACTTATTGCTTCTTTCTGTGCACTATTGCTCGCAACTGTGCCACAATTTGGCATTGTTTTACGTAAACCTACTATGATTGGTACGGCTTGGAATCTAAGTTATTTATTTGGCATTTTTACGAGCATTTCTATTGCTTGTTTGGCATATTCTTTTGCAGTTGATGATTTTTCTGTGCAATATGTTGCACATCACTCAAACTCTCAATTACCTATTTTCTTTAAGGTGTCAGCCACTTGGGGTGGACACGAAGGCTCAATGCTATTTTGGTTGTTTGCACTCGCTATTTGGGTGATGTTATTTGCCTTTTCAAGCCGTCATAAAGAACCGATTATTTCTGCGAGAAGCCTTTCAGTATTAGGCTTGATCTGTTTAGCTTTCTGCCTTTTTATCCTCTTTTTATCTAACCCTTTTGAACGTGCATTCCCTCAAGCCTTTGAAGGGCGTGATTTAAACCCCATGTTGCAAGATGTTGGGCTTATTTTCCACCCGCCATTGTTGTATCTTGGCTATGTAGGCTTTGCTGTGAATTTTGCGATAACGGTGTCTGCGCTCATTAGTGGACACTTAGATGCTGCATTAGCACGAATGATGCGTCCTTGGGTGCTGGTGTCTTGGTTATTTTTAACTTTGGGCATAGTATTAGGTTCTTGGTGGGCATATTACGAATTAGGCTGGGGCGGTTGGTGGTTTTGGGATCCTGTTGAAAACGCTTCTTTAATGCCTTGGTTGCTTGGCTTAGCGTTATTACATAGCTTATCCGTCACTGAACAACGTGGTATTTTTAGTTATTGGACGATTCTATTTTCTTTACTTGCTTTTTCTTTTAGTTTACTTGGTACTTTTATTGTCCGCTCTGGCGTGCTGACCTCGGTACACGCTTTTGCCGTGGATGGAGAGCGTGGTATTGCTCTACTAATTTTATTCTTCTTGCTGACAGTTGGGGCATTAACTCTTTTTGCATTGAAAGTTAATTTACAGCAAAGTGCGGTACGTTTTCGCATAATTTCTAAAGAGAATGCCCTGCTATTACTGAATATTTTATTGACTATTGCAACCTTAAGTGTGTTTTTAGGCACTTTCTATCCAATTGTATTCACTGCATTTCAATGGGGTTCGATTTCCGTTGGTGCACCTTATTTTAATGCGATTTTCTTACCTCTCTTTGCTATTACTTTATTTGCAATGATCGCGGTATTGTCAATGCATTGGAAAACCTTAAATAAAAAGCGTTTTATACAACGAGCCTTATTGTTAGTTCCTGCATTAATCATTGCGTATTTCTTAATATCCTACTATGTGGATAGGAACGAATCATTGTATTTTAACTTAACTGCTTACATACTATTGAGCTTATCGATTTGGTTAATCTTAGCGACTTTGTGGGCACCGTGGCGATATATTTCAGTAAAACAATTTGCGATGATTCTTGCACATTTAGGCGTTGCTGTTACTGCGATTGGCGCGATTATGAGTAGTTATTACAGTAGTGAAATCGGTGTTCGCCTTGCACCAAATCAAACTCAACAATTAGGGAACTATCATTTCCATTATAAAGGTTTCAAAAATGTATTGGGACCAAATTATACCAGTGAAAAAGCCCATTTTGTGGTGACAAAACAAAATCAACCTTATGCCGAAATTTATCCTGAACGCCGTTATTACGATGTTCGCACAATGAATATGAGTGAAGTCGGTATCAATTGGGGTTGGTTTGGTGATGTGTATATTGTGATGGGCGATCGCTTAGGCAATGGCGAATTTACCTTCCGTTTGCAATATAAGCCGTTTATTAGGTGGTTATGGTTTGGCGGTATTTTAATGGCATTTGGTGCACTGTTGGCTACGATTGGATTAAGACGCAATAAGCAATTTCAGTCTGTGAAAAACACAGATTAA